Proteins from a genomic interval of Diospyros lotus cultivar Yz01 chromosome 6, ASM1463336v1, whole genome shotgun sequence:
- the LOC127803742 gene encoding heavy metal-associated isoprenylated plant protein 43-like, which yields MVMVQRTVLKVDISCHKCKTKLLKAVAGLQGVDKIEVDEAKGTLTVTGDADPYEIIVRTKKAGKFADVVSIGPPPPPPKPQDDPKKPEQDKKPEQKKPDQKAQPQVQSLSQPQAQPYFHNPHSCPVCEGVHADRWDDPSPSCSIL from the exons ATGGTGATGGTGCAAAGAACTGTGTTGAAGGTTGATATTTCATGCCACAAATGCAAGACGAAGCTCCTCAAAGCTGTGGCTGGCTTGCAAG GGGTAGATAAAATAGAAGTTGATGAAGCGAAGGGAACTTTGACTGTAACTGGCGACGCAGATCCGTACGAGATAATTGTACGGACCAAGAAGGCTGGCAAATTTGCCGATGTGGTGAGTATTGGGCCTCCCCCACCTCCCCCGAAGCCTCAAGACGACCCAAAGAAGCCCGAGCAGGACAAGAAACCCGAACAAAAGAAGCCTGATCAGAAGGCCCAGCCCCAAGTCCAATCTCTATCCCAACCCCAGGCCCAGCCCTACTTTCACAATCCCCATTCCTGCCCAGTTTGCGAGGGCGTCCATGCGGACCGCTGGGACGACCCCAGTCCGTCCTGCTCCATCTTGTAG